A region from the Pseudomonas cucumis genome encodes:
- a CDS encoding type 1 glutamine amidotransferase domain-containing protein, with protein sequence MKTLTRIALTAALASTSLAASADNVLVVLSDSAKLDLKDGKVFATGFYLNELLQPVKMLLDAGHNITFATPNGDVPTVDKTSIDKMYFNNDEAALQTYKDLLDQLKLTLPEQSPVISLSRVEQIGYAHFDAVYIPGGHAPMQDLLHSHPLGRLLADFHAQGKTTALVCHGPIALLSTLPDAENFTQQLQTAKPAQGRADWIYAGYKMTVISNKEEEEAKGLLNGGAMKFYPQTALENAGGVYRSNASNWTPNVVIDRELITGQNPASAIEVGKALLGRLK encoded by the coding sequence ATGAAAACACTGACCCGTATTGCATTGACCGCAGCCCTCGCCAGCACCAGCTTGGCGGCCAGCGCTGACAACGTGCTTGTGGTGCTTTCCGATTCGGCGAAACTCGATTTGAAGGACGGCAAGGTCTTTGCGACCGGATTTTACCTGAACGAGCTTTTGCAACCGGTGAAAATGCTGCTCGACGCCGGCCATAACATCACCTTTGCGACCCCGAACGGTGACGTGCCGACGGTGGACAAGACATCCATCGACAAAATGTACTTCAACAATGATGAAGCAGCGCTTCAGACCTATAAGGACTTGCTCGATCAACTGAAATTGACCTTGCCGGAACAATCACCGGTCATCAGCCTTTCCCGGGTAGAACAGATCGGTTATGCGCACTTCGATGCGGTCTACATTCCCGGTGGTCATGCACCGATGCAGGATCTGCTCCACAGCCATCCGCTGGGTCGCTTGCTGGCGGATTTCCATGCACAAGGCAAGACCACCGCACTCGTCTGCCATGGTCCGATCGCCCTGCTCTCGACCTTGCCTGATGCCGAAAACTTTACCCAACAACTCCAGACTGCGAAGCCGGCACAGGGTCGCGCCGACTGGATCTATGCAGGCTACAAGATGACCGTTATCAGCAACAAGGAAGAGGAAGAAGCCAAAGGTCTGCTCAACGGCGGCGCAATGAAGTTCTACCCGCAAACGGCGCTGGAAAATGCCGGTGGGGTGTACCGCAGCAACGCTTCGAATTGGACGCCTAATGTGGTCATCGATCGCGAGTTGATCACGGGCCAGAATCCGGCCTCGGCCATCGAGGTCGGGAAGGCATTGCTCGGTCGACTGAAATAA
- a CDS encoding LysR family transcriptional regulator, producing MPRRFDHLGDVEAFIRVVEQGTVSAAAVALGTTPSVLSRALARLESRLGVQLLRRTTRRLSLTDAGKLYLEQTRSAFSQIEEVERNIRGQDGELSGRVRMSVPTTYGHHRLPPLLSAFSQQYPAVRVELSITNRNVDLVAEGYDLAIRLGQLPDSGLVGRKLEEARLCLVASPQYLARAGIPATLEMLGEHICLPFIMPSSGKIGPWLFCLDGENIEWLPQANVEVSDDVLGIVSLAESGLGICQTYDFIIREKVLRGQLVEILPELNGRTRPFSIIYPPHRQLSAASKALIEFILGNTRA from the coding sequence ATGCCTCGTAGATTTGACCATCTTGGCGATGTGGAAGCTTTTATTCGCGTAGTTGAGCAGGGCACCGTTAGTGCTGCTGCCGTCGCCTTGGGGACCACGCCTTCGGTGCTCAGTCGTGCGTTGGCGAGGCTTGAATCGCGTCTTGGTGTGCAATTGTTGCGACGCACTACTCGCAGACTCAGCCTGACCGACGCCGGCAAGCTGTATCTGGAACAGACTCGTTCTGCGTTTTCCCAGATTGAAGAGGTGGAGCGCAACATTCGCGGGCAGGACGGCGAGTTGAGCGGGCGTGTTCGAATGAGCGTGCCGACAACTTATGGACATCATCGTCTGCCGCCGCTGCTCAGTGCGTTTTCCCAGCAATACCCAGCTGTGCGGGTGGAGCTGAGTATCACCAACCGCAATGTCGACCTGGTTGCCGAAGGTTACGATCTGGCGATTCGCCTGGGGCAGTTGCCGGACAGTGGACTGGTGGGACGCAAGCTGGAAGAGGCACGGCTGTGCCTGGTCGCGTCTCCTCAATACCTGGCTCGCGCCGGTATTCCTGCGACGCTTGAAATGTTAGGCGAGCACATTTGCCTGCCGTTCATCATGCCCAGCAGTGGCAAGATCGGACCGTGGTTGTTCTGCCTTGACGGGGAAAATATCGAATGGCTGCCGCAGGCGAATGTGGAGGTTTCGGATGATGTCTTGGGAATCGTTTCACTGGCCGAAAGCGGTCTGGGTATCTGCCAGACATATGACTTCATCATCCGGGAGAAAGTGCTGCGGGGGCAACTGGTGGAAATACTTCCGGAGTTGAATGGTCGCACTCGACCATTCTCGATTATTTACCCGCCTCACCGGCAATTATCAGCCGCATCCAAAGCGCTCATCGAGTTCATCCTGGGTAACACTCGAGCCTAA
- a CDS encoding SDR family oxidoreductase: MKTRTFLITGASKGIGRALAAQLFQAGHHVVGIARNSLDRHFPGTLISLDLGDREQTKKMLVELVSRYDFDGLINNVGLVRPQPLGEIHLDDFDEVMRINLHSALQTTQALLPGMRNRGWGRIVNISSLTVLGIPNRTAYAAAKAAMVSFTRSWALELATTGITVNAVAPGPTETELFRAGNPLGSDDEARYLASVPMGRLGQPDEVAAAIAFLLSEQSGFITGQTLFVDGGASVGKSAF, from the coding sequence GTGAAAACTCGCACTTTCCTTATCACCGGAGCCAGCAAAGGCATCGGGCGCGCGCTCGCGGCTCAATTGTTCCAGGCAGGCCACCATGTTGTGGGCATCGCTCGCAACAGTTTGGATCGGCACTTTCCCGGCACCCTCATCTCCCTCGATCTGGGCGACCGGGAGCAGACCAAAAAAATGTTGGTCGAGCTCGTTTCACGTTATGACTTTGATGGTTTGATCAATAACGTCGGCCTGGTACGCCCCCAGCCTTTAGGTGAAATACACCTCGACGACTTTGATGAGGTCATGCGGATCAACCTGCATAGCGCCTTGCAGACAACGCAAGCATTGCTACCGGGAATGCGCAACCGAGGTTGGGGAAGGATCGTCAACATCTCCAGCCTGACTGTTCTGGGGATCCCAAACCGCACCGCCTACGCCGCGGCAAAAGCCGCAATGGTCAGTTTCACGCGCTCCTGGGCTTTGGAGCTGGCAACCACCGGAATCACCGTCAACGCCGTTGCTCCAGGCCCCACGGAAACCGAGTTGTTCCGTGCCGGGAATCCGCTCGGCAGCGACGACGAAGCTCGTTATCTGGCGAGCGTTCCGATGGGCAGACTCGGTCAGCCGGATGAAGTCGCAGCAGCCATCGCCTTCCTGTTATCGGAACAGAGCGGCTTTATCACCGGCCAGACATTGTTTGTCGATGGCGGAGCGTCTGTCGGCAAATCGGCTTTCTAA
- a CDS encoding NAD(P)/FAD-dependent oxidoreductase, which yields MGNGVDKRVVVIGAGIVGASLAYHLASKRANVILVEAEGIASGVTGSSFAWINTSHSGPDPIAQLRGAAIKEYRRLETELPGLKVRWTGSLSYSASTGGVLQASGNQPSATLVSRSQILGLEPNLKNPPQHALYEAEEGALDAVEATHALIAGAQAHGAKVLTQTRVLGFTTQSAKVTGVETAMGIIDADIVVLAAGTGITKLTDTLKMSLPIEASPAIFIRYKSQPNLVHTIISSPEMEVRQSTDGTLLAAEDYLGDSVENQPVAIALRTARAIQNELYGVISIDPELACVGLRPIPIDGTPIIGYLPNIGGVYVCAMHPGVTLAAIVGRLASEEIIDDKASSTLSPCRPGRFFQA from the coding sequence ATGGGAAATGGTGTAGACAAACGAGTCGTTGTCATTGGCGCAGGCATAGTGGGCGCGTCCCTGGCGTATCACCTGGCTAGCAAACGCGCGAATGTCATCTTGGTCGAGGCTGAAGGTATAGCGTCCGGAGTGACTGGAAGCTCATTCGCATGGATCAACACCTCACACAGTGGGCCCGATCCAATCGCGCAATTGCGCGGTGCAGCCATCAAAGAGTACCGCCGACTCGAAACGGAGCTGCCTGGTCTGAAGGTACGATGGACAGGCTCCCTGTCTTACAGCGCGAGCACAGGTGGAGTGCTGCAAGCCTCAGGTAACCAGCCTTCGGCAACCCTGGTGTCCCGATCCCAGATTCTCGGCCTTGAGCCAAATCTCAAGAATCCCCCTCAGCATGCCTTGTATGAAGCCGAAGAAGGCGCGCTGGACGCAGTGGAAGCAACGCATGCTTTGATCGCAGGTGCCCAGGCTCATGGTGCGAAGGTTCTCACACAGACTCGGGTTCTCGGCTTTACAACCCAGAGCGCAAAGGTGACGGGAGTCGAAACCGCAATGGGCATCATCGATGCCGACATTGTCGTACTGGCAGCAGGGACTGGCATCACGAAGCTGACAGACACGCTAAAAATGTCCCTTCCAATAGAGGCCTCTCCTGCAATATTCATCCGCTACAAGTCACAACCCAACCTCGTGCACACCATCATCTCTAGCCCTGAAATGGAAGTGAGGCAAAGCACGGATGGTACGTTGCTAGCGGCGGAAGACTACTTGGGCGACTCCGTGGAAAACCAGCCAGTAGCGATAGCGCTACGAACCGCCAGGGCCATCCAGAACGAACTCTACGGGGTTATTTCCATTGATCCGGAATTGGCTTGTGTCGGACTCAGACCAATTCCTATCGATGGCACCCCCATCATCGGCTATCTACCCAATATCGGCGGCGTGTACGTTTGCGCAATGCATCCTGGAGTCACGCTGGCGGCGATAGTGGGCCGTCTTGCCAGCGAGGAGATAATCGACGACAAGGCATCTTCTACCCTTAGCCCATGCCGTCCCGGCCGGTTCTTCCAAGCGTAG